A single Hippocampus zosterae strain Florida chromosome 17, ASM2543408v3, whole genome shotgun sequence DNA region contains:
- the slc16a6b gene encoding solute carrier family 16 member 6b produces MKASISRGCLGPNVYTEVPEGGWGWAVAATFFIVEICTYGALKSLGIFLQDLMEEFEESNSRVSWVISICVFIFTFTAPLSTMLSNRFGHRIIVMLGGVLISLGTITSAFTNSINEMYITIGIVSGFGYCLTFLPTVTILAQYFSRCRALVTSAASSGESFAIFAFAPAFTKLKQHIGWRRCLIVLGVFQSCIIACGLLLRPILIRPELEKEDNEMVEQLPLEQLGEVYELENEQTRTSISSGGSQSSEDSGVTSLSASNVDLGMAGVEIKVEWELQGQENQEPSSSTPPSPFKVHSESNVSPQSKLLDFSVLKDGAFICYSLFGLFATLGFFAPQLYIVELSKSHGVEPSMASYMLSVMAVAEIFGRLSIGVLLNKVTCRKTLVLLWCVVFLCLVLVAFTIVRDFWGLVVCCAIYGYFLGTVGSTHIPMLAEEDVVGIDKMATSVGVYVFIQSFAGLAGPPLGGVLVDITNNYGAAFYSCAVGMGLSAVCLALVGPVKSGMCRKRKGEFAEEGEKTFQDNDLPDFLEVDMTVEDSPVKKSMSGDNTCII; encoded by the exons ATGAAGGCATCCATTTCCCGTGGTTGCCTGGGTCCAAATGTCTACACGGAGGTGCCCGAAGGTGGCTGGGGCTGGGCTGTAGCTGCCACCTTCTTCATCGTGGAGATCTGCACCTATGGGGCTCTCAAAAGCCTGGGGATCTTTCTCCAGGATTTGATGGAGGAATTTGAGGAGAGTAACAGTCGGGTTTCATGGGTCATCTCCATCTGCGTCTTCATCTTCACTTTTACCG CCCCCCTCTCCACCATGTTGAGCAATCGCTTTGGCCATCGCATCATCGTAATGCTGGGGGGCGTCCTCATCAGCTTGGGTACCATCACCTCCGCTTTCACCAACTCCATCAACGAGATGTACATCACCATTGGCATAGTCTCAG GCTTTGGCTACTGCCTTACCTTCCTCCCCACTGTCACAATTCTTGCACAGTACTTCTCCAGGTGTCGGGCCCTCGTCACCTCTGCTGCTTCTTCCGGGGAATCTTTCGCCATCTTTGCATTTGCACCAG CCTTCACGAAGCTGAAGCAGCACATCGGATGGCGGCGCTGTCTCATTGTCCTTGGAGTTTTTCAATCTTGTATTATTGCTTGTGGCCTTCTTCTTCGTCCAATCCTCATCCGGCCGGAGCTTGAAAAGGAGGACAATGAAATGGTCGAGCAACTCCCTCTGGAACAGCTGGGGGAGGTTTATGAGTTGGAAAATGAACAAACCAGAACCTCCATCAGTTCAGGAGGTTCCCAGAGTTCAGAGGACTCAGGCGTCACTTCCCTTTCTGCCTCAAATGTGGATTTGGGGATGGCAGGAGTGGAAATCAAGGTGGAGTGGGAGCTGCAGGGCCAAGAGAACCAGGAACCGTCATCATCCACACCGCCCTCCCCATTCAAGGTGCATTCTGAGTCGAACGTGTCACCCCAATCCAAACTGCTGGATTTCTCTGTCCTGAAAGACGGTGCCTTCATTTGCTACTCGCTCTTTGGCCTTTTTGCCACTCTGGGCTTTTTTGCCCCTCAGCTCTACATCGTCGAACTGAGTAAAAGCCATGGCGTGGAGCCCAGCATGGCGTCCTATATGCTCTCTGTGATGGCGGTGGCCGAGATCTTTGGCCGTCTGTCCATTGGCGTGTTGTTGAACAAAGTCACTTGCAGAAAGACCCTGGTGTTGCTCTGGtgtgttgtatttttgtgtCTGGTGCTGGTGGCCTTCACCATCGTACGGGACTTTTGGGGCCTGGTGGTCTGCTGTGCCATCTACGGCTACTTCCTGGGCACTGTGGGCTCCACGCACATCCCCATGCTGGCAGAGGAGGACGTGGTGGGCATTGACAAAATGGCCACATCTGTGGGAGTCTACGTTTTTATTCAGAGCTTTGCTGGACTTGCCGGACCACCTCTAGGAG GTGTGTTGGTGGACATCACCAATAATTACGGTGCTGCTTTTTACTCCTGTGCCGTCGGGATGGGGCTCAGCGCCGTCTGTCTCGCTCTGGTTGGTCCAGTCAAGTCTGGCATGTGCCGGAAGCGGAAAGGTGAATTTGCGGAGGAGGGAGAGAAAACTTTCCAGGACAACGACCTGCCGGACTTTTTGGAGGTGGATATGACAGTCGAGGACAGCCCCGTGAAAAAGTCTATGTCTGGAGACAACACTTGTATAATATGA